The window TTTCTAAAATTTATTAAACGCGGGTGGAAAGATGATAATCTGATTGCGGTCATGGCTTTATTTTTTACGATATTGTTTTTTGTTTCAAATGCGGCTCAAAAGGATTTGGAAACGATAGATGCCCTAACTGCAGTTACTTCTTATAATTGCACTATCGCAAAAGGAATACTCGATTTAAAAGATGAAGAATGGCTAATTACATATGGATATTATGGCACGGATTTATATTTACAAAATCTTGGATTTGCTCAGGAAAAGCACGGACATGAGATGGGCGGTTTTGTGAGACAGCTTACATACAACATGGTTTATTCAAATAGACTACTTGATTCGATGATTCGTTTAAATATACCGACAGATACTCCTGCGGAATCAAAGCGTTTTATCGATGGCATGAAAAATCAATTAGTAATACTTGCACAAGAAATCGACGACATTATTAAGTGCCCGTAACCTCGTGGGGCTTGGCTGTTTGTGGTTCTGGCCTGAAACGAATCGCCACCGGCTGGGGCATTCTAGGCAAAAAATAAAAAATTAATTGTTCTGCGTATCGTTGCCAATCGCGTACCAATTAACCTTTCGTGATAAATACATGACTGCGGCCAGGATTGAAAAGAGTAATACACTTCCGATAATCAGGGCGTAGTCCTCTAACTGCAGTATGATGTATATAAAAAGGTACAGAAACGCGAGAATGGAACCTTGCGTGAGCGCCATTTTGCCATGTGCCAGAACGCTTTTTGAATACAGTGTTATCAAGCCGACAGTTGCGATGCTGGAGATGATATATGCCGCGCCAAAGCCGGCTATTTCCGAAATGGAAATGAGCAAGACGTAAAAGAGTACCATTGCCAGCCCGACCAGAATATATTGAATGGGATGTATTTTCTTTCTGTTAAACACTTCGGCAAAAAAGAATACGAGAAAGGTCAGAACAACGACAAGCAAAGCGTATTTTGCGCTGCGTGTCGCCTTGTCGTAGCCGTCAACTCCCGCCAAAAGTTTTACGCCTGATGCGGATGAGTAGATATTATACGTACTGCCAAGCCACGATTGCGGGTATCCTCTGTTTAAATCAAGAATTTTCCACGATGCCTCAAAGCTGTTTTTTGTGATCTCCCGCGTGTCCGGCAAAAATGCCCCGCTAAAGCTCGGTGCGCCCCAGTTTGATTTCAAA of the Candidatus Berkelbacteria bacterium genome contains:
- a CDS encoding inner membrane CreD family protein; its protein translation is LKSNWGAPSFSGAFLPDTREITKNSFEASWKILDLNRGYPQSWLGSTYNIYSSASGVKLLAGVDGYDKATRSAKYALLVVVLTFLVFFFAEVFNRKKIHPIQYILVGLAMVLFYVLLISISEIAGFGAAYIISSIATVGLITLYSKSVLAHGKMALTQGSILAFLYLFIYIILQLEDYALIIGSVLLFSILAAVMYLSRKVNWYAIGNDTQNN